The following coding sequences lie in one Takifugu flavidus isolate HTHZ2018 chromosome 4, ASM371156v2, whole genome shotgun sequence genomic window:
- the mustn1a gene encoding musculoskeletal embryonic nuclear protein 1a, with protein MSDPSQEGDGQFQRPEVRKEDLTQATNKLGLTGPPKSKTIQVMEECERSGTAAPSVFGGRKSGTDTRAAPAVRK; from the exons ATGTCTGAT CCCAGTCAGGAAGGAGACGGACAATTCCAGCGCCCAGAGGTAAGGAAAGAGGATCTGACCCAAGCCACAAACAAATTGGGCTTGACTGGACCTCCGAAGAGCAAGACCATTCAAGTAATGGAGGAATGCG AGAGATCGGGTACAGCAGCGCCATCTGTGTTTGGCGGCAGGAAGTCTGGAACAGACACACGCGCAGCTCCAGCAGTCCGGAAGTAG
- the prkcda gene encoding protein kinase C, delta a isoform X2: MAPFLRIAFSSYELGVLAPLADPPFCAIKLKEALTTERGKTLVQRKPTMYPAWKASFDAHIYEGRVLEVLLMKTAEEPLAEVTVGVSVLAERCKKANGRAEFWVDLHPSGKVMMVVQYFLEGGDTESKHSVKEEEAPTLNRRRGAIKQAKIHFIKNHEFIATFFRQPTFCSVCREFVWGLNKQGYKCRQCNAAIHKKCIDKIIGRCTGTAANSRDTVFQKERFKIDMPHRFKSHNYMSPTFCDHCGSLLWGLVKQGLKCEDCAMNVHHKCQDKVANLCGINQKLLAEALTQVSQKSSTRRSDPCLPNLPDIGIYDEVSKLAELDINGPTGTYGQIWQGTSPRPQSRITHLTRLNVDSFVFHKVLGKGSFGKVLLAELKGRGEYFAVKALKKDVVLMDDDVECTMVEKRVLALAWENPFLTHLYSTFQTKEHLFFVMEYLNGGDLMFHIQEKGRFDLHRATFYSAEISCGLQFLHSKGIIYRDLKLDNVMLDYEGHIKIADFGMCKENVFGENRATTFCGTPDYIAPEILLGQKYSFSVDWWSFGVLLYEMLIGQSPFHGDDEDELFESIRMDTPHYPRWINKEAKDLIERFFERDPTRRLGIVGDIRLHPFFKMIDWPALERREVEPPFKPKVKAPNDCSNFDREFLSEKPCLSYSEKNFIDSMDQSAFSGFSFINPKMEHLLDK; encoded by the exons ATGGCTCCTTTCCTGAGGATTGCCTTCAGTTCCTACGAGCTGGGTGTCTTGGCTCCACTGGCTGATCCTCCCTTCTGTGCCATCAAACTAAAGGAGGCCTTAACGACTG AAAGAGGTAAAACCTTGGTCCAGAGGAAGCCCACCATGTACCCTGCCTGGAAAGCCAGTTTTGATGCACATATCTATGAGGGTCGtgtgctggaggtgctgctgatgaaaacagcagaggagccGCTGGCGGAGGTCACGGTCGGGGTGTCTGTCCTTGCAGAGCGGTGTAAAAAAGCTAACGGGCGCGCTGAGTTCTGG GTGGATCTTCATCCTTCTgggaaggtgatgatggtggtgcagTATTTCCTAGAAGGAGGAGACACGG AGAGCAAACATTCTGTAAAGGAGGAAGAGGCCCCCACCCTGAACCGTAGGCGAGGGGCCatcaagcaggccaagatccacTTCATAAAGAACCACGAGTTCATCGCCACCTTCTTCAGGCAGCCCACTTTCTGCTCCGTGTGCAGAGAATTTGTCTG GGGACTTAACAAGCAAGGCTACAAATGCAGAC AATGCAATGCAGCCATCCACAAGAAATGCATAGACAAAATCATCGGCAGATGCACCGGTACTGCGGCCAACAGTCGGGATACTGTG TTCCAGAAGGAGCGCTTCAAAATCGACATGCCGCACCGCTTCAAGTCGCACAACTACATGAGTCCCACTTTCTGCGACCACTGTGGGAGCCTGCTGTGGGGTCTGGTCAAGCAGGGCCTCAAGTGTGAAG aTTGTGCAATGAACGTCCATCATAAGTGTCAAGACAAAGTAGCCAATCTTTGTGGGATCAACCAGAAACTTCTGGCTGAAGCACTTACACAAGTCAGCCAG AAATCCTCCACCCGTCGTTCTGACCCCTGCCTGCCCAACCTTCCTGATATCGGAATCTACGATGAAGTTAGCAAGCTTGCTGAGCTGGACATCAATG GACCCACAGGAACCTATGGTCAAATTTGGCAGGGGACCAGCCCACGACCGCAGTCTCGCATCACTCATCTGACCCGCCTCAATGTGGACAGCTTTGTCTTCCACAAGGTCTTGGGAAAAGGCAGCTTTGGCAAG GTTCTCCTAGCGGAGCTGAAGGGTCGCGGAGAGTACTTTGCGGTGAAGGCGCTTAAAAAAGACGTGGTTCTGATGGACGACGATGTGGAGTGCACTATGGTGGAAAAGAGAGTCCTGGCTCTAGCCTGGGAAAACCCTTTCCTCACGCACCTTTACTCAACATTCCAGACCAAG GAACATCTGTTCTTCGTTATGGAGTATTTGAATGGAGGAGACCTGATGTTTCACATACAGGAGAAGGGCCGTTTTGACCTCCATAGAGCCAC GTTCTACTCAGCTGAGATCAGCTGCGGGCTCCAGTTTTTACACTCCAAAGGGATCATCTACAG AGACTTAAAGTTAGACAATGTGATGCTGGACTACGAGGGACACATAAAGATTGCAGATTTTGGCATGTGCaaggaaaatgtgtttggaGAGAATCGTGCTACCACCTTCTGCGGCACTCCTGACTACATTGCTCCAGAG ATCCTGCTGGGACAGAAATACTCCTTCTCTGTTGACTGGTGGTCATTCGGAGTGCTGCTGTATGAAATGCTGATTGGTCAGTCACCATTCCACggagatgatgaggatgagttGTTTGAGTCCATCCGCATGGATACTCCCCATTACCCTCGCTGGATCAACAAGGAGGCCAAGGACCTGATTGAGCGG TTCTTTGAGAGGGACCCCACTCGCAGACTAGGGATTGTGGGTGACATCCGTTTACATCCCTTCTTTAAGATGATTGACTGGCCAGccttggagaggagagaggttgAACCCCCCTTCAAGCCCAAAGTG AAAGCACCAAACGACTGCAGCAACTTTGATCGGGAGTTCCTCTCTGAGAAGCCGTGTCTCTCCTACAGTGAGAAGAACTTCATTGACTCCATGGATCAGTCAGCATTCTCTGGGTTTTCCTTCATCAACCCGAAGATGGAGCATCTTTTAGACAAGTGA
- the eefsec gene encoding selenocysteine-specific elongation factor isoform X1 has protein sequence MSDSADSHVKTLNFNVGVLGHVDSGKTSLARALSSTASTAAFDKNPQSRERGITLDLGFSSFTVDLPDHLRDSGGQKRYDSLQFTLVDCPGHASLIRTIIGGAQIIDLMMLVVDVVKGVQTQTAECLLIGELTCPCMVVVLNKTDLLPPNKRQSAIEKMTKRLHKTLENTRFKDCPVIAVAAKPGGPEAPDTEEPQGVPELIELLKKQTYLPKRDPGGDLLIAVDHCFSIRGQGTVMTGTVLQGSLAINDTVEIPALKVTKKIKSVQMFRKPVSSAMQGDRVGVCVTQFDPKLLERGVVCTPGSLRTLYAAVISARKISYFKGSLATRAKFHITMGHETVMAKVTFFGLPPAGASENMSDTRPPPCSLETPFNFDREYFYQDEYLTSSGSDPEQWALLEFDRPVTCPSLCLVIGSKLDTDIHANACRLAFHGHLLHGFEDKGYAETSLPRLHIYKLKHKEGQVERVTDDYSVIGRNLFKKETNLQLFVGLKVTLSTGESGVIEGGFGQSGKFKIRVPEGLCLETRNLLTSTSKKKGKGGSKGGPANEEEPKHDSQPVSIQLSFKRYIFDPHKKMIQH, from the exons ATGTCAGACTCTGCTGACAGTCACGTCAAAACGCTGAATTTTAACGTCGGGGTGCTGGGGCATGTCGACAGCGGGAAGACGTCGCTCGCCAGGGCGCTAAGCAGCACTGCATCCACGGCTGCCTTCGACAAGAATCCCCAGTCCCGTGAGAGAGGAATCACGCTGGATCTcggcttctcctccttcacagTGGATCTTCCCGATCATCTCCGTGACAGCGGAGGGCAGAAGAGATATGACAGTCTGCAGTTCACCCTGGTGGATTGTCCGGGACATGCCTCTCTCATTCGTACTATAATTGGTG GTGCCCAGATCATTGACctgatgatgttggtggtggATGTTGTTAAAGGGGTCCAGACTCAGACTGCCGAGTGTCTGCTGATAGGAGAACTGACCTGCCCGTGCATGGTGGTGGTCCTGAACAAAACTGACTTACTGCCACCCAACAAGCGCcagagtgctattgagaaaatGACCAAGAGACTTCACAAAACACTGGAAAACACAAG ATTTAAGGATTGTCCAGTCATCGCCGTGGCAGCAAAGCCCGGAGGCCCAGAGGCTCCTGACACGGAGGAGCCTCAAGGAGTCCCAGAGTTAATAGAG CTTTTGAAGAAACAGACGTACCTCCCTAAAAGAGACCCCGGAGGTGACCTGCTGATTGCTGTGGACCACTGCTTCTCCATCCGTGGTCAGGGAACAGTCATGACTGGAACAGTCCTCCAGGGCTCCTTGGCCATCAATGACACAGTGGAAATCCCGGCCCTGAAG GTGACCAAGAAGATAAAGTCTGTGCAGATGTTTCGGAAGCCCGTGTCCAGTGCGATGCAGGGGGAtcgcgtgggtgtgtgtgtgacacagttTGACCCTAAACTATTGGAGCGGGGCGTCGTGTGCACCCCTGGGTCCCTGCGCACCCTCTATGCAGCTGTGATCTCTGCAAGGAAGATAAGCTACTTCAAGGGTTCTCTGGCTACCCGGGCCAAGTTCCACATCACCATGGGCCACGAGACGGTCATGGCAAAGGTGACCTTCTTTGGCCTGCCACCCGCTGGTGCCTCAGAGAACATGTCGGACACAAGACCACCCCCTTGCTCACTTGAGACCCCCTTCAACTTTGACAGGGAGTACTTCTACCAGGATGAATACTTAACCAGTTCAGGAAGCGACCCCGAGCAGTGGGCTTTGTTAGAGTTTGATCGCCCGGTCACATGTCCTTCGCTCTGCCTTGTAATTGGTTCCAAGTTGGACACTGACATCCACGCCAACGCGTGCCGGTTGGCCTTCCATGGCCACCTGCTGCATGGATTTGAAGATAAGGGGTATGCAGAGACCTCCTTACCTCGCCTGCACATCTACAAGCTGAAACACAAAGAAGGACAAGTAGAAAGG GTGACTGACGATTACTCTGTGATCGGCCGCAACCTGTTCAAGAAGGAGACCAACCTCCAGCTGTTTGTGGGGCTGAAGGTCACGCTGTCGACGGGCGAAAGCGGCGTTATCGAGGGGGGGTTCGGGCAGAGTGGGAAGTTCAAGATCCGCGTTCCAG AGGGCCTGTGCCTAGAAACCAGGAATCTGTTAACGTCTACCTCCAAGAAGAAAGGCAAAGGTGGAAGCAAAGGCGGGCCAGCAAACGAAGAGGAGCCCAAACACGATTCCCAGCCTGTTAGCATTCAGCTGAGTTTCAAAAGATACATTTTTGATCCCCATAAAAAGATGATCCAGCATTGA
- the eefsec gene encoding selenocysteine-specific elongation factor isoform X2, translating to MWGEHRKKKKPNRMREKKGTQERETAKARKRKEGEERQPSAQIIDLMMLVVDVVKGVQTQTAECLLIGELTCPCMVVVLNKTDLLPPNKRQSAIEKMTKRLHKTLENTRFKDCPVIAVAAKPGGPEAPDTEEPQGVPELIELLKKQTYLPKRDPGGDLLIAVDHCFSIRGQGTVMTGTVLQGSLAINDTVEIPALKVTKKIKSVQMFRKPVSSAMQGDRVGVCVTQFDPKLLERGVVCTPGSLRTLYAAVISARKISYFKGSLATRAKFHITMGHETVMAKVTFFGLPPAGASENMSDTRPPPCSLETPFNFDREYFYQDEYLTSSGSDPEQWALLEFDRPVTCPSLCLVIGSKLDTDIHANACRLAFHGHLLHGFEDKGYAETSLPRLHIYKLKHKEGQVERVTDDYSVIGRNLFKKETNLQLFVGLKVTLSTGESGVIEGGFGQSGKFKIRVPEGLCLETRNLLTSTSKKKGKGGSKGGPANEEEPKHDSQPVSIQLSFKRYIFDPHKKMIQH from the exons ATGTGGGGAGAgcacaggaaaaagaagaagccaaATAGAATGAGAGAAAAGAAGGGAACACAGGAAAGAGAGACTGCCAAagccaggaaaagaaaagagggagaggaaagacaACCAA GTGCCCAGATCATTGACctgatgatgttggtggtggATGTTGTTAAAGGGGTCCAGACTCAGACTGCCGAGTGTCTGCTGATAGGAGAACTGACCTGCCCGTGCATGGTGGTGGTCCTGAACAAAACTGACTTACTGCCACCCAACAAGCGCcagagtgctattgagaaaatGACCAAGAGACTTCACAAAACACTGGAAAACACAAG ATTTAAGGATTGTCCAGTCATCGCCGTGGCAGCAAAGCCCGGAGGCCCAGAGGCTCCTGACACGGAGGAGCCTCAAGGAGTCCCAGAGTTAATAGAG CTTTTGAAGAAACAGACGTACCTCCCTAAAAGAGACCCCGGAGGTGACCTGCTGATTGCTGTGGACCACTGCTTCTCCATCCGTGGTCAGGGAACAGTCATGACTGGAACAGTCCTCCAGGGCTCCTTGGCCATCAATGACACAGTGGAAATCCCGGCCCTGAAG GTGACCAAGAAGATAAAGTCTGTGCAGATGTTTCGGAAGCCCGTGTCCAGTGCGATGCAGGGGGAtcgcgtgggtgtgtgtgtgacacagttTGACCCTAAACTATTGGAGCGGGGCGTCGTGTGCACCCCTGGGTCCCTGCGCACCCTCTATGCAGCTGTGATCTCTGCAAGGAAGATAAGCTACTTCAAGGGTTCTCTGGCTACCCGGGCCAAGTTCCACATCACCATGGGCCACGAGACGGTCATGGCAAAGGTGACCTTCTTTGGCCTGCCACCCGCTGGTGCCTCAGAGAACATGTCGGACACAAGACCACCCCCTTGCTCACTTGAGACCCCCTTCAACTTTGACAGGGAGTACTTCTACCAGGATGAATACTTAACCAGTTCAGGAAGCGACCCCGAGCAGTGGGCTTTGTTAGAGTTTGATCGCCCGGTCACATGTCCTTCGCTCTGCCTTGTAATTGGTTCCAAGTTGGACACTGACATCCACGCCAACGCGTGCCGGTTGGCCTTCCATGGCCACCTGCTGCATGGATTTGAAGATAAGGGGTATGCAGAGACCTCCTTACCTCGCCTGCACATCTACAAGCTGAAACACAAAGAAGGACAAGTAGAAAGG GTGACTGACGATTACTCTGTGATCGGCCGCAACCTGTTCAAGAAGGAGACCAACCTCCAGCTGTTTGTGGGGCTGAAGGTCACGCTGTCGACGGGCGAAAGCGGCGTTATCGAGGGGGGGTTCGGGCAGAGTGGGAAGTTCAAGATCCGCGTTCCAG AGGGCCTGTGCCTAGAAACCAGGAATCTGTTAACGTCTACCTCCAAGAAGAAAGGCAAAGGTGGAAGCAAAGGCGGGCCAGCAAACGAAGAGGAGCCCAAACACGATTCCCAGCCTGTTAGCATTCAGCTGAGTTTCAAAAGATACATTTTTGATCCCCATAAAAAGATGATCCAGCATTGA
- the prkcda gene encoding protein kinase C, delta a isoform X1, giving the protein MAPFLRIAFSSYELGVLAPLADPPFCAIKLKEALTTERGKTLVQRKPTMYPAWKASFDAHIYEGRVLEVLLMKTAEEPLAEVTVGVSVLAERCKKANGRAEFWVDLHPSGKVMMVVQYFLEGGDTESKHSVKEEEAPTLNRRRGAIKQAKIHFIKNHEFIATFFRQPTFCSVCREFVWGLNKQGYKCRQCNAAIHKKCIDKIIGRCTGTAANSRDTVFQKERFKIDMPHRFKSHNYMSPTFCDHCGSLLWGLVKQGLKCEDCAMNVHHKCQDKVANLCGINQKLLAEALTQVSQKSSTRRSDPCLPNLPDIGIYDEVSKLAELDINAGPTGTYGQIWQGTSPRPQSRITHLTRLNVDSFVFHKVLGKGSFGKVLLAELKGRGEYFAVKALKKDVVLMDDDVECTMVEKRVLALAWENPFLTHLYSTFQTKEHLFFVMEYLNGGDLMFHIQEKGRFDLHRATFYSAEISCGLQFLHSKGIIYRDLKLDNVMLDYEGHIKIADFGMCKENVFGENRATTFCGTPDYIAPEILLGQKYSFSVDWWSFGVLLYEMLIGQSPFHGDDEDELFESIRMDTPHYPRWINKEAKDLIERFFERDPTRRLGIVGDIRLHPFFKMIDWPALERREVEPPFKPKVKAPNDCSNFDREFLSEKPCLSYSEKNFIDSMDQSAFSGFSFINPKMEHLLDK; this is encoded by the exons ATGGCTCCTTTCCTGAGGATTGCCTTCAGTTCCTACGAGCTGGGTGTCTTGGCTCCACTGGCTGATCCTCCCTTCTGTGCCATCAAACTAAAGGAGGCCTTAACGACTG AAAGAGGTAAAACCTTGGTCCAGAGGAAGCCCACCATGTACCCTGCCTGGAAAGCCAGTTTTGATGCACATATCTATGAGGGTCGtgtgctggaggtgctgctgatgaaaacagcagaggagccGCTGGCGGAGGTCACGGTCGGGGTGTCTGTCCTTGCAGAGCGGTGTAAAAAAGCTAACGGGCGCGCTGAGTTCTGG GTGGATCTTCATCCTTCTgggaaggtgatgatggtggtgcagTATTTCCTAGAAGGAGGAGACACGG AGAGCAAACATTCTGTAAAGGAGGAAGAGGCCCCCACCCTGAACCGTAGGCGAGGGGCCatcaagcaggccaagatccacTTCATAAAGAACCACGAGTTCATCGCCACCTTCTTCAGGCAGCCCACTTTCTGCTCCGTGTGCAGAGAATTTGTCTG GGGACTTAACAAGCAAGGCTACAAATGCAGAC AATGCAATGCAGCCATCCACAAGAAATGCATAGACAAAATCATCGGCAGATGCACCGGTACTGCGGCCAACAGTCGGGATACTGTG TTCCAGAAGGAGCGCTTCAAAATCGACATGCCGCACCGCTTCAAGTCGCACAACTACATGAGTCCCACTTTCTGCGACCACTGTGGGAGCCTGCTGTGGGGTCTGGTCAAGCAGGGCCTCAAGTGTGAAG aTTGTGCAATGAACGTCCATCATAAGTGTCAAGACAAAGTAGCCAATCTTTGTGGGATCAACCAGAAACTTCTGGCTGAAGCACTTACACAAGTCAGCCAG AAATCCTCCACCCGTCGTTCTGACCCCTGCCTGCCCAACCTTCCTGATATCGGAATCTACGATGAAGTTAGCAAGCTTGCTGAGCTGGACATCAATG CAGGACCCACAGGAACCTATGGTCAAATTTGGCAGGGGACCAGCCCACGACCGCAGTCTCGCATCACTCATCTGACCCGCCTCAATGTGGACAGCTTTGTCTTCCACAAGGTCTTGGGAAAAGGCAGCTTTGGCAAG GTTCTCCTAGCGGAGCTGAAGGGTCGCGGAGAGTACTTTGCGGTGAAGGCGCTTAAAAAAGACGTGGTTCTGATGGACGACGATGTGGAGTGCACTATGGTGGAAAAGAGAGTCCTGGCTCTAGCCTGGGAAAACCCTTTCCTCACGCACCTTTACTCAACATTCCAGACCAAG GAACATCTGTTCTTCGTTATGGAGTATTTGAATGGAGGAGACCTGATGTTTCACATACAGGAGAAGGGCCGTTTTGACCTCCATAGAGCCAC GTTCTACTCAGCTGAGATCAGCTGCGGGCTCCAGTTTTTACACTCCAAAGGGATCATCTACAG AGACTTAAAGTTAGACAATGTGATGCTGGACTACGAGGGACACATAAAGATTGCAGATTTTGGCATGTGCaaggaaaatgtgtttggaGAGAATCGTGCTACCACCTTCTGCGGCACTCCTGACTACATTGCTCCAGAG ATCCTGCTGGGACAGAAATACTCCTTCTCTGTTGACTGGTGGTCATTCGGAGTGCTGCTGTATGAAATGCTGATTGGTCAGTCACCATTCCACggagatgatgaggatgagttGTTTGAGTCCATCCGCATGGATACTCCCCATTACCCTCGCTGGATCAACAAGGAGGCCAAGGACCTGATTGAGCGG TTCTTTGAGAGGGACCCCACTCGCAGACTAGGGATTGTGGGTGACATCCGTTTACATCCCTTCTTTAAGATGATTGACTGGCCAGccttggagaggagagaggttgAACCCCCCTTCAAGCCCAAAGTG AAAGCACCAAACGACTGCAGCAACTTTGATCGGGAGTTCCTCTCTGAGAAGCCGTGTCTCTCCTACAGTGAGAAGAACTTCATTGACTCCATGGATCAGTCAGCATTCTCTGGGTTTTCCTTCATCAACCCGAAGATGGAGCATCTTTTAGACAAGTGA
- the ruvbl1 gene encoding ruvB-like 1 yields MKIEEVKSTTKTQRIASHSHVKGLGLDEAGYAKQSACGLVGQEAAREACGIIVEQIRSKKMAGRAILLAGPPGTGKTALALAIAQELGNKVPFCPMVGSEVYSAEIKKTEVLMENFRRAIGLRIKETKEVYEGEVTELTPCETENPMGGYGKTISHVIIGLKTGKGTKQLKLDPSIYESLQKERVEVGDVIYIEANSGAVKRQGRCDTFATEFDLEAEEYVPLPKGDVHKKKEIVQDVTLHDLDIANARPQGGQDILSMMGQLMKPKKTEITDKLRAEINKVVNRYIDQGVAELVPGVLFVDEVHMLDTECFTYLHRALESSISPIVVFASNRGNCLIRGTEDISSPHGIPLDLLDRVMIIRTILYTPQEMKQIIKIRAQIEGITVGEEALAHLAEIGTKTTLRYALQLLTPASLLGRVQGKETVDREQVEEINELFYDAKSSAKILQDQQHKFLK; encoded by the exons ATGAAGATCGAAGAGGTAAAGAGTACCACAAAAACCCAGCGAATTGCTTCGCACAGTCACGTTAAAGGACTTGGGCTTGACGAGGCCGGTTATGCTAAACAGTCCGCATGTGGTCTAGTGGGCCAGGAGGCTGCAAGAGAG GCTTGTGGGATCATCGTTGAACAAATCCGTTCAAAGAAGATGGCAGGAAGGGCAATTTTATTGGCGGGGCCACCTGGAACAGGAAAA ACTGCACTGGCTTTGGCAATAGCACAGGAGCTGGGAAACAAGGTGCCTTTCTGTCCCATGGTCGGTAGTGAAGTCTACTCTGCCGAGATTAAGAAAACAGAAGTTCTAATGGAAAATTTCAGGAGGGCAATCG GACTACGTatcaaagaaacaaaggaaGTGTATGAAGGTGAGGTGACAGAGCTGACCCCCTGCGAGACTGAAAACCCCATGGGTGGCTACGGCAAGACCATCAGTCACGTTATTATCGGACTAAAGACGGGCAAAGGCACCAAGCAACTCAAG ctggaccCCAGCATTTACGAGAGTCTCCAGAAAGAACGAGTGGAAGTCGGAGATGTGATCTATATTGAAGCAAACAGTGGAGCTGTCAAG AGACAAGGTCGCTGCGACACATTTGCCACAGAGTTTGATTTGGAGGCGGAGGAGTACGTGCCGCTGCCCAAAGGTGACGTCCACAAAAAGAAGGAGATAGTCCAGGATGTCACGCTGCACGACCTGGATATAGCTAATGCTAGGCCTCAG GGTGGTCAGGACATTCTTTCAATGATGGGACAACTGATGAAGcctaaaaagacagaaatcacaG ATAAGCTTCGTGCTGAGATCAACAAGGTGGTGAACCGCTATATTGACCAGGGCGTAGCCGAGCTGGTACCCGGGGTGCTGTTTGTGGACGAAGTGCACATGCTGGACACCGAATGCTTCACATATCTCCATCGAGCGCTCGAGAGCAGCATCTCCCCCATCGTCGTGTTTGCCTCCAACAGGGGAAACTGCTTGATCAG GGGGACAGAGgacatcagctctccacacggGATTCCCCTGGACTTGCTGGACAGAGTCATGATTATCCGCACCATACTGTACACACCACAGGAGATGAAGCAG ATCATCAAGATCCGCGCTCAGATTGAAGGGATCACCGTTGGTGAGGAAGCTCTGGCACACCTGGCAGAGATTGGGACAAAGACCACCCTCAG GTatgccctgcagctgctgacacCAGCCAGTCTGCTGGGCCGAGTTCAGGGCAAAGAGACCGTGGACAGAGAGCAGGTCGAGGAAATCAACGAGCTGTTCTACGACGCCAAGTCCTCCGCTAAGATCCTCCAGGATCAGCAGCACaagtttttgaaataa
- the rft1 gene encoding protein RFT1 homolog — MSSEDVLKNATTLASYNVLLQVMFRVLTFLLNAFTLRFVSKELIGVVNVRLTLLYSTLVFLSREAFRRACLSGVSGSNYSWRQVINLLWLTLPLSVVWAALLVWVWLWLLEVPDPQSVPHYGSAVVLFALSGVQELLAEPLWVLAQAHMFVRLKVVAESLAMVAKCSVTVVLVVLAPKWGLYIFSAAHLLYTGSLVLCYVIYFIKFLGSEEAAKKRFPLHHVGDLLPSRANGEPLVDWTLARLTWSFFKQSFLKQILTEGERYVMTFLNVLSFGDQGVYDIINNLGSMVARFIFLPIEESFYIFFAKVLERGCDVRRQKQEEVAMAAEVLECLLKLVLVIGLVITVFGYAFSHLALDIYGGSLLSSGAGPGLLRCYSGYVLLLAINGVTECFVFAAMSQEEVDKYNLVMLALSVSFLFLSYVLTWWAGAVGFILANCLNMGFRILHSLLYIHGYFQASPWKPLRGLRPSPLLMLALGASAAVTALSEGVFCCDRGWTMRLVHVGVGAACLLGVFAAVLLTETRLVQFVRTQLLARYSKKHT; from the exons ATGAGTTCAGAAGACGTTCTGAAGAACGCGACTACGCTCGCGTCTTATAACGTGTTACTACAG GTGATGTTCCGTGTCCTCACTTTTTTACTGAACGCATTCACGCTGCGGTTCGTGTCCAAAGAGCTGATCGGTGTGGTTAATGTCAG ACTGACACTGCTGTACTCCACATTAGTATTTTTATCCAGAGAGGCATTCCGTAGAGCCTGTTTGAGTGGGGTATCTGGGAGCAACTACAGCTGGAGACAAGTCATCAACCTGCTGTGGCTGAC ATTGCCTCTGAGTGTGGTGTGGGCTGCCCTGCTGGTCTGGGTGTGGCTGTGGCTCCTGGAGGTTCCTGACCCCCAAAGTGTCCCCCACTATGGCTCTGCTGTGGTCTTGTTTGCCCTGTCAGGGGTGCAGGAGCTCCTGGCTGAGCCCCTCTGGGTCCTGGCTCAGGCTCACATGTTCGTCAGGCTGAAGGTGGTCGCTGAGAGCTTAGCGATGGTTGCTAAGTGCAGCGTAACTGTTGTCCTGGTGGTGCTGGCCCCTAAATGGGGCCTTTACattttttctgctgctcat TTGCTATACACAGGGTCACTGGTACTCTGCTAtgtgatttatttcattaaattcTTGGGCTCTGAGGAGGCAGCCAAGAAGAGGTTTCCTCTGCACCATGTTGGAGATCTTTTGCCTTCCAGAGCTAATGGAGAG CCTCTGGTTGACTGGACTCTGGCCCGGCTCACGTGGAGCTTCTTTAAGCAGTCCTTCCTGAAGCAGATCCTGACAGAAGGCGAGCGCTATGTCATGACCTTTTTGAACGTTCTCAGCTTTGGAGACCAGGGTGTCTACGACATCATCAACAACCTGGGCTCCATGGTGGCCCGCTTCATCTTCCTGCCCATTGAGGAAAGCTTCTACATCTTCTTTGCTAAAGTCCTGGAGAGAGGATGTGAtgtcagaagacagaaacag gaagaggttgccatggcagctGAGGTCCTGGAGTGCCTGCTAAAGCTGGTGCTGGTGATCGGTCTGGTCATCACAGTGTTTGGCTATGCCTTTTCTCACTTGGCCCTGGACATTTATGGTGGATCTCTGCTGAGCAGTGGTGCAG GACCCGGTTTGCTGAGATGCTACAGCGGCTACGTCCTCCTGCTCGCCATCAACGGTGTAACAGAGTGTTTCGTATTTGCTGCTATGAGCCAAGAAGAGGTTGACAA gTATAATCTGGTGATGCTGGCTCTGTCCGTgtccttcctgttcctgtcctaTGTGCTGACATGGTGGGCCGGTGCCGTGGGCTTCATACTGGCAAATTGCCTCAACATGGGCTTCAGAATCCTGCACAGTCTGCTTTACATACACGGCTACTTCCAGGCCAGTCCATGGAAACCTCTGAGAGGCCTCCGGCCCTCGCCGCTGCTGATGCTGGCGCTCGGCGCCAGcgccgccgtcacagcactGTCTGAG GGTGTTTTCTGCTGTGACCGAGGCTGGACCATGAGGTTGGTTCACGTCGGCGTGGGAGCTGCCTGTCTCCTCGGCGTGTTTGCGGCTGTTCTGCTGACAGAAACTCGGCTCGTTCAGTTTGTCAGAACTCAGCTTTTGGCCCGATACTCCAAAAAACACACGTGA